CACCGTTGGGGGGAATAAACCTTACGAACGGCTCCCTCGCCCAGTAACCGGGAGCCAGGGAAGGAGCGGCATGGCCACATCTCCAGCCACACGGGAGGCCCTGATGGAATCCTTTGACCGGCGCGTGCAAGAGGCGATTCGTTGGTATGAGACATCGGCATCCACAGCTTCTGGGAAGGTGGGCACTTGGGGGCCTAAAGAGGTGCTGGCCCACTGTATCTTCTGGCATCAGGTTACCGCCGAAGGGATGGAATCGGTTGCCCGAAACGGACCTCCACGCCGCACCACCGCCCCAACCGATGATCTGAATGCGCAAGCTGTGGCTCAGCGGGCGGGGAAGACCCTAGCCGACCTGGTGGCCGAAGCGCGCCAGGTGCACCAGCGCCTCGTGCAGGCGGCGCGCTCCATCTCCAACTGGGACAGCATCGTTTTGGTGCGGGTGGATGGTACCACCCAAACCGTTCGCCAGCGCCTGGAGCGTATCCCCAACCACTGGTGGGAGCACATCGCCCAACTGGAGGGCAAGGCGAGTTAGGAGGCTGTATGTCCCGCATCCCTGACTTGCAGGAGAAATATGAGCGCCTCGACCGCAAACTGCCCATGAAGGGCGAGGAGGCCATAGACAGCGCCAGCCTTCTGGCCTTTGACTACGCGTATCCCGACCAGCCCGCTGAGGTGACCATTGAAACCGATGAGTTTACGGCGGTGTGCCCCT
The sequence above is drawn from the Dehalococcoidia bacterium genome and encodes:
- a CDS encoding DinB family protein, which translates into the protein MATSPATREALMESFDRRVQEAIRWYETSASTASGKVGTWGPKEVLAHCIFWHQVTAEGMESVARNGPPRRTTAPTDDLNAQAVAQRAGKTLADLVAEARQVHQRLVQAARSISNWDSIVLVRVDGTTQTVRQRLERIPNHWWEHIAQLEGKAS